From the Primulina tabacum isolate GXHZ01 chromosome 3, ASM2559414v2, whole genome shotgun sequence genome, one window contains:
- the LOC142540918 gene encoding uncharacterized protein LOC142540918 codes for MCTRTSAFRESIIASILHGRQLEVSFDNFPYYLCENTKNVLVAASYIHLKHKDQVKFTSELPTLNPRILLSGPAGSDIYQEMLVKALAHFLGAKLVIFDSHSFLGGSSKDAETLKEGVNAEKVCNTSNEVSRSTVFGKDIGLTSGEAYIANSLSSPLGSDPLKMETDAIPNSVNAAKNSTVKLGDRVKFIGVPTGGVYSSSTRGPTPGMRGKVLLSFEDNPMSKIGVRFDRLVADGVDFGGLCDNGHGFFCHANELRLDTSGIEDMDKLFINTMFETVFEESRDSPFILFIKDAEKSMAGSSESYAIFKNKLEKLPDNVVVIGTHIQPDNSKEKSHPGGLLFTKFGSHQTALLDLTFPDSFGRLNDRAKDVTKSTKLLSKLFPNKVTIHLPQDEDHLVSWKRQLDQDSETLKVKANLHNLRSVLNRNGLGCDGLETLSIKDQSLTNESAEKVVGWALSHHLMTNPKAEADARLVLSTESIQYGIGILQSLMNEAKNLKKSLKDVVTENEFEKRLLADVIPPSDIGVTFDDIGALENVKDTLKELVMLPLQRPELFCKGQLTKPCKGILLFGPPGTGKTMLAKAVATEAGANFINISMSSITSKWFGEGEKYVKAVFSLASKIAPSVIFVDEVDSMLGRRENPGEHEAMRKMKNEFMVNWDGLRTKDTERVLVLAATNRPFDLDEAVIRRLPRRLMVNLPDAANRAKILRVILAKEDLSADMDLDSVASMTDGYSGSDLKNLCVTAAHRPIREILEKEKKEQAAALAQGRIPPALSGSADIRPLNIDDFRFAHERVCASVSSESINMTELRQWNELYGEGGSRRKKSLSYFM; via the exons ATGTGCACACGAACTTCAGCATTTAGAGAAAGCATAATTGCTTCGATTCTACATGGGAGACAGCTAGAAGTTTCATTTGATAATTTCCCTTACTATTTGTG TGAGAATACAAAAAATGTTCTAGTTGCGGCTTCATATATACACCTGAAGCACAAGGATCAAGTTAAATTTACATCCGAGCTTCCTACTCTGAATCCGAGAATTTTGCTTTCTGGTCCTGCAG GGTCTGATATCTACCAAGAAATGTTGGTAAAGGCGCTAGCTCATTTTTTGGGGGCTAAATTGGTTATCTTTGACAGCCATTCATTTTTGGGA GGTTCTTCCAAGGATGCTGAGACTCTGAAAGAGGGAGTCAATGCAGAAAAAGTGTGCAATACGAGCAATGAAGTTTCTAGATCTACAGTGTTTGGTAAGGACATTGGACTTACATCTGGTGAAGCATACATCGCTAATTCACTGAGTTCTCCACTTGGCTCTGACCCGTTGAAAATGGAAACTGATGCCATACCCAATTCAGTGAATGCTGCTAAGAACTCTACTGTCAAATTAG GCGACAGAGTTAAATTCATTGGTGTACCGACTGGTGGAGTATATTCAAGTTCTACTAG GGGACCAACTCCTGGAATGCGAGGGAAGGTTCTCTTGTCTTTTGAAGATAACCCTATGTCAAAAATTGGTGTAAGATTTGACAGACTCGTTGCAGATGGGGTTGATTTTGGAGGTCTTTGTGATAATGGTCATGGATTCTTCTGCCATG CTAATGAACTTCGCTTGGATACCTCTGGCATTGAGGATATGGACAAGTTATTTATTAACACTATGTTTGAG ACTGTATTTGAAGAGAGCAGGGATTCCCCTTTCATTTTGTTTATTAAAGATGCGGAGAAGTCCATGGCAGGAAGTTCAGAATCATATGCTATTTTTAAGAACAAGCTTGAGAAGCTCCCCGATAATGTTGTAGTTATTGGAACACACATTCAACCTGACAATTCTAAGGAAAAG TCTCACCCTGGCGGTTTGCTTTTCACGAAGTTCGGCAGCCACCAGACTGCGTTGCTTGACTTGACTTTCCCT GATAGTTTTGGGAGGCTGAATGATAGAGCTAAGGATGTTACCAAGTCAACTAAGCTTTTGTCCAAACTATTTCCTAATAAAGTAACAATTCACTTGCCCCAG GATGAAGATCATCTGGTTAGTTGGAAGCGTCAATTAGATCAAGATTCTGAAACCCTGAAAGTGAAAGCAAATTTGCATAATTTACGAAGT GTCCTAAACCGTAATGGTTTGGGGTGTGATGGATTAGAAACTTTAAGCATCAAAGATCAATCACTTACAAATGAGA GTGCGGAAAAGGTTGTTGGATGGGCTTTAAGTCATCATTTGATGACGAACCCTAAAGCTGAAGCAGATGCTAGACTTGTTTTATCTACAGAGAG CATTCAATATGGCATTGGAATTTTACAATCCTTAATGAATGAAGCCAAGAATCTAAAGAAGTCCCTCAAG GATGTTGTCACTGAAAATGAATTCGAGAAGAGGCTTCTAGCAGATGTAATCCCACCTAGTGATATTGGAGTGACATTTGATGATATAGGAGCACTGGAAAATGTGAAAGACACGTTGAAGGAGTTGGTGATGCTTCCTTTACAGAGGCCAGAACTTTTCTGCAAGGGTCAACTCACCAAG CCTTGCAAGGGTATACTTTTATTTGGGCCCCCTGGAACAGGAAAAACCATGCTTGCTAAAGCTGTGGCCACTGAAGCTGGTGCTAACTTCATTAACATTTCAATGTCCAGCATAACGTCAAAG TGGTTTGGTGAGGGTGAGAAATATGTCAAGGCTGTCTTCTCACTGGCCAGCAAAATCGCTCCAAGTGTTATATTTGTTGATGAA GTAGATAGCATGCTGGGGCGAAGGGAAAACCCTGGAGAACACGAGGCCATGCGTAAAATGAAAAATGAGTTCATGGTGAATTGGGATGGGCTGCGAACAAAAGACACAGAGCGTGTTTTGGTACTTGCTGCAACAAACAGGCCTTTTGACCTAGATGAAGCTGTAATAAGGCGGCTGCCACGTAG ATTGATGGTCAACTTACCAGATGCTGCTAATAGAGCAAAAATCCTAAGAGTGATACTAGCTAAAGAGGACTTGTCTGCTGACATGGATTTGGATTCAGTAGCAAGTATGACAGATGGTTATTCTGGAAGTGATCTGAAG AATTTGTGTGTCACAGCTGCACATCGCCCAATTAGAGAGATTTTGGAAAAAGAGAAAAAG GAGCAAGCCGCTGCTCTTGCTCAAGGGAGGATTCCACCAGCTTTAAGTGGGAGTGCTGATATTCGCCCCCTAAATATAGATGACTTCAGATTTGCTCACGAAAGG GTCTGTGCAAGTGTTTCGTCGGAGTCGATAAACATGACAGAGCTTCGTCAGTGGAATGAACTTTATGGTGAAGGAGGCTCAAGACGGAAGAAATCCCTCAGCTACTTCATGTAA